The nucleotide window CTGCCTGTCAACTGAAGCACCACGAATTCTGCCATTGGGGCTACTGGTCTTCAAGGGGCCAAGTCTCTTAGGGTCCGAGCTGTCCAACGGAGCTGGGGAGAAACATTCAACGGCCCAACAGTCGTCGTCAACGGGAACTGGGGGGTCGTTGTCCAGAAATAAGCTAgcgtttggcagagatgaggcagcttcctcttcttcctcgctATCCTTGACCTCCACCACTTCACCGTGGACCACTGGCAGGGTATCTTCTGCGTGGGAGAGCTCTGCCTGAGGTGAAGGTGGGTCACTCAGAGGCTGGCCAACTAAACCGGCCCTCTCAGAGGAGAATGGACTCGTCGCCACAGAAGTTGACCTCTGGTCCTCTGAATAGTGATTTGAAGAGCTTGCACAGGGTTGTCCCTTGCTACCAGAGTCTGACGAGAGTGGGCCGATTTCTGAAGTGATGGATAAGAGACGGGAAGCTGTTTGCGGACTTCTTACGGTCAAGTCTTCTGTCACTTCTTTACCACTCGAGTTTCCGACTGACGTTTCAGTCCTTTGTGGGTGATCTCTATCCACCAGAATGGAAGTCCGGGACCTGGATCTGATGCTCGTGATATGGGTTTGGATCGAGCACTCTCGACTTCTGTTAGCCACGGGGGTGGCTGGTACGAGCCATGAGGTGTCGGTGGAACTGCTTGCCTCGTGAGTCCTTTCGAGCTCAGGGCTCATCAGATTCAGTTTGCCATCCGTCCAGCCATCTTTCTGCCCGTTTGACTGGCTGACTGTCAAAATCTCCGAAACGCCATCTCTGAGCACCCCAGATGCACCTCGCAGGGAGCATGAAGAGAGTCTGCGGCTCTTATCGGTATCAAAAGTTGAAAGAGGTTCGGATGACTCCGGATCATCTTTCATCTTTAGGCTACCCATCAGAGACTGGggtgttttcttttcttctgggAAACCTGCAGAGAGAGCTTGCACGTGGGTTTCTTCTTGCTCTATTTCTTCATCGGAATCTAAGAGCAGAATAACGTCATCCTCCTGGTTCACTCTGGTTGTAGAATTCTGAGACCTGGTGACCAGTGGGGACTGCCTTGAAACGGATTTTGGTTTAGTTAGGTCAATGGATAGTGATTTTACTGGAGAAGTCAGGGAACGGGTAATTTGACGTCCTGTGTGGGTACGGTCACTCTCTTTCTGCTGGACCAAGTCATCAGATTGGGCAAGAAAACTGTTACTTTTCTTGCGCCTGGCTGCTGGACCTGGAGAAAGTTGGATCTGGGAAGCTATGCTAGAGAACAGTCTTTTTAATCTAGGCAATGAAGGGGACGAAGTGAtctgaggcagaggagggagaggagacttgGCAGGAGAACTTTTAACACTATTACTCTTAGACAGTAGAAATTCTGGCTCCGGTGATGAGGATTGATGGCTATTGGGTGAATTACAAGCTTCGGACTTTTGTGGGGCAACTGACTCCTTTGACTTTTCCAGATCACTGTTGGTTTGGGAAGGTTCGTTGTATTCTCCTTGAGTCACCGAGAAGAGATGAACATAGCTCTTCTCAAGGTTGGCATCGGGGGTTAAATGTGGGGAGGGTAGTTCTCCTGGGCCACCTACTTTGCCTTCCCGGGCAATTTCAGTTGAGCTtgagtcatcctcctcctcagttGCCTTGACTGGAGTATTCATTCCACGGGGCCTTATACAATCCTCAACATTGCAGGGTTTACCCTGACTAGACAAAGAAGTGAATTGTTCAACGCTTAGGCTGTCACCTACAGTATGATTCTGGTTTTCCTTTATCACTTTTGGTGACTCAACGTGATCCAAGTTTACTTCTTTCACTTGGTTGCTTGCTCGCAGACACTCGGAGAACTGAATCTTCTCCTCTCCTGGCTGCTCagactcttcatcttcctctgtCTCACTTCTGATGACTTCTTCTGGACCACTTTGACCCCGCAGGATCTTTCGCTGAGTGGCAGCAAATTCATAAATTTCTTCCATTTCGTCCTCATTCATCATTTCGGCTTCTTCCTCTTCCCGATCTTCAGGTTTCGATGAAATTccgccttcctcctcttcatctacCCACATCGACCTTAAGAGTTCTTGGAAATGGTCGGCTCTGGTTTCGCAAGTCTCGTCTTCGTTTTCCGAACAAAACACATCTCCCTCTGACTCGGCACCCATAGATTTGGGACCCCTTTCGCATATATCAACGAGTTCGCCCAAACCAAACCTACACAGAGGAAAGACAATGATGTCACAGTTGGTTTTCCTGTCCTAGAAATCCACCTCTGCTCTTCAgggaaggcagagctgggacttcctCACTCAAAGACCAACTCTCAATAAACCTTTCAGGGCCTTCCTTCTTCGTCCCTCTCCTTCCACCACAACCATGGAGAAACGGGTTAGGTGCTCTGAGCCGTCAGTGGTCCCGGTAGGGGCTTGCCACCAGGTGCCCTGGATCTTTTGGCTCTACGTGATTTTATCAGTAAAAACAGAAGGGGTAGTTTGAGCTGCATTTAAACCCACAATAGCTGAGGTGGTGGGATCCAGCATAGACTATGTTAGATTTTTATGTAGGTTAGATTACTCAAGTGGAAAGCAAGATCCGTGTGAGTATTAATACTTGGAAGATCCTATCATCAGCTGAAAATTTCAGACTGGTAAACGAAAATGAATTTAAGCTTTGGGATCTTGTCCTTGGGCAGTCCactgtaacgataataattgtggtatttgttaagtgcttactgttaccaggtactgtattaagcgctggggtggatacaagggaattgggttggacacagtccctgtcccacatagggctcacagtctcaatctccattttctagatgaggtaacaggcacggaaaagtgaagtgactttcccaaggtcacgcagcagacaagaagcagagcttggattagaacccaagaccttctgactcccaggatgggcTAAAGCACTCAGGTTGAGTTCCCTAGTTCAGCCATATATACATACAATTAagttagtcagagaagcagcatggcctagtggaaaaggcatgggtctggggttctaatccccgctcagccacttgtctactgggcgatcttgggcaagtcaaacttCTTTGcgcttcggttatctcatctgtaaagtgaggattaaatcctcctccctccaatgagactgtgagctccatgtgggacagggaccatgtccaacctgattaccttgtatctagtaccccagcctttagtacggtgccttgttcagagtaagtacttaacaagtaccattaatcaatcatatttattgagcacttactgtgtgcagagcaccgtactaaggatttggaagagtacaatacaagagcgttgactgacacgttccctgtccacggccattaaaaaaaaagtcacccatATTGGATTTTTCTGGCTGATAAATTCTGCTTGATAGAACAATTAAATTCTTCCCAAGAAGTGTCCAAATCTAACCTTCCTGCCTGGCAACACGCCCCCGCCCCAATCGGTAAAATAAATTTCAACTGCTCCGTGCAAGTAGAAGGTAGCATAATGACCTGACAGCTAGAGAAGCCAAATCAGAGAACAGATGGGGAGGAATGGAGGTGTCAGCAGCGTAGAGATACCGCAGGAAAGCAAGAACTGCTTCACTGGTCACTTCATTCAGCAGGACCCGCCGACTTCTCAAATCCCCATCTTCCTCAACCAAAAAGCCTTCACTGTGAATCTAGAAGTAAAAGTAaacagagaaatggagaaaacagAAAATAGAATTTCAACAgcagagcacttaactctgtATATATATTTTTCGAAAGATGGTATTTTAGGGCAAGCTCAGAAGTAGTCGCCTTCCTATTTACTCAGAAGTTAATTTGTGCAGAAGTCTACTTTAATTGTTTGCCCATGGACCTCCAAAAGAAAGTGCACGTGTTCTACCCAgtgccatttttcttctttacTAAAGAGTAAGCATTATAGCATATCAACAACTTAGAGATTTCTAAAATCTGATGGGAtgaggtgaagagagagagaggaagaaaatacaagagaaaagaatagaagcagcaaggcctaacggatatagcatgggcctgggagtcagaggacctgggatctaatcctacctctgccaattgcttgctgtgtgaccctgagcaaattacttaacttatctgggccccagtttcttcacatgtaaaatggggattagatacctgttctccctcctaattaatcTGTGAACacttggtgggacagggactgtgtccaacctgattaacaaatatctaccttaaggcttagaacagggcttgacacagtaagtgcttcacaaatataatgataatgataatactaataatgatggtgatgacgatgataaaaACGGGAgactgaaaagaggaaaaaggagagtgaATTGAGAAGGGGCCAAAGACTGATGAGAATAGTCAGAGAGTGGAAGGAAAAAGATAGAAAGGTGGGTGACAGCGGAAGAagcaagaaaggaaagagggaaaaggtgaggagagaggaaaggaagatggaaagggaagagaaaagaaggaagagaaagagggaaaatcaGGATTTAAAAAATCTAAGTATATTCATACTTACAATCTGAACAAGACAAGGACATCGAGCGTACAGTACAAACATGTGGGCATAAAGGACTTCACCACAGTCCACCTGGAACTGGACGTCACTCAGGTGGGGGTTATTAATCATTGCACCGAAGTCAGAGGCCAGCGAACTAAGTACGAGCTGAAACAAGAAAAGGGAATGTGGAACAGACCAAACTGTCATTCATCCCATAGTTACTTAGGTAACACCACTCACTAAATCATCCAGTGGAAGGCTGAGATAGTTCAGAGCCCTGCTGccgatccagtggaaagagcaaagtactgagaatcggaagacctgggttctagtcccagttctgtcttAGCTGGCTAACACAGGCAAAGACCACTCGTGCATGGTACCGTATCCATGCCCACCTACTCGCTCAGTGCGCTCTCTGCCCCAGCGTCAACAGGACTGGCAGGAGTAAGAGAGTCAGTGGTGGTGAACAGGCCACTGCGTTATGGGTGCCACTCACGGATCCTTTGTGCAGGTTCTCAGGCCTGAAGTCTCAAGCCCAAAGCTCACCAGTCACTCCTGACCCATGCCTCTGTCATCAGGAGATGCCTGAGAACCCATTTTGTTAGCTTTCCCTTCTAATGAATGAATCGCTGAGGGGATTTTGCCTCTGGATGAGTGATAAGTGAAAAATCATTTTATCACCCACTCCTCCTATGTCACTGAAGGGCAACGACATGAATATCTTTCTGAAATTCTCCATTTCACTGATTGCCCTGCCTAGCCTTTGGTGACAGTGCATGTTTCTGAGGTGTTCATTCCCTCCCGACTGCCTTAAACATAGAACAAAAACAAGGAACTTCAGAGTGACATTCACCTTAGTCACTTTAGCATCGCATTCATATTTTATGGACTAAACTCCAGAATAGGGGTCTGATCTGCCTGCTACTCCAGTTAAGAAAATTGGCAATTTTAGCTCCTTCACAGAGGtgctcctggcctagtggatagagcatggcctgggagtcagaccgtcctgggttctaatcccagctccgccacttgtctgtgtgacctcaggcaagtcacttaacttctctgtgcctcacctgtcaaatggggattaagactgtgagccccatgtggctctaccccagcacttagtacagtgcccggcacttaagaagtgtttaacgaatccccaaaatagaataaaataaaataaaaatctaagGTCCACCTAACCAGTAGCCAGGACAGCAGGAATCCCAACCCAGAATCCTATATACCAATACATATTCCCCAAAACCCTGCCATAGATTTTGTTTTCTGAAGGAGCAGACTCAGACTGCCTGTTTGGTTTctgcctacttactctattgtactctcccaaatgcttaatacagtgtcctgacacagtaagtgctccataaatttcactgattgactcAGGCCACAGGCCCCCAAGGTGGTAATGACCAGAGTGAGCAAGCAGCAAAGTCCTCTCAGTCCCACTCAGGTAATTGAAGAGGCTAGAGCACTCAACTGGAATCATTTCTTAGCAGTATCAAGAGTCAGGTCAATGACCAAACAAAGCTGGAACCAATCATATGTCAACACCAATCACACGTGTAATTGTTAATATTCAAGGAACAAAACAGTCACGCTAAAATTAACAACACTTCAAAGACTGAGTCTCCTGTGCTTACTAAATCGCTGCTGCTCTCCTGATGCTGCTCCTCTCTGGGTGAGGCGACAAATCCAGTCAATGGGATGTCATCAGACATCACATCTTTCCCTTagaggaggaaatgcaaatcaaaaggaaaaaaaatcaataccacGAATCCCAGGTACAGAAAAGCAAGCGAGTCAAGCGAGTCCTTTGAGGTGAGTTAATATTGGGACTAGAAAGCAAAGCTGGGTATAGGCTGAAATTCTATGCCAACTGAACCTGGTTAGGTCTGACCTAATTTTCAGGGCAGAAGTTTAGAGGGGATCTGCACATGCTCATTGATCACCTGAAACATTCTCAGCAGTCCATCCAGAGAGTTTGTGAAATTGTAGTGTGCTGAACATGAGAACTTTCCCATTATGCACATCCATGTTCCAAGTCCCAGAGATCCTGACAGTAGTCCAGAAGAGgcccaatatgggacaaggaccttCTTATCCAAGCCCAGAGCCACCAAAATTCTGGTTCACACCTTGTCCTGAGTCACGCTAAGGCCTACAGGCTGAGCCCTGGGCCTGTGCCGGCATCTGCCAGATGAACTTTGGGTATAATCATCACCAAGTAGAGGAGTTTTTACACATTTTGCCaagatttctcttccttttctcccctcccactgcaTTGTTTTTGGAAGGTTGGAAGGTTAACAGTTTACTCAACATTtttactccttcctcctccccttaacTAGAGAAGGAGTAAAACAAAATCTGCATCTGCCCTATGCCGACAGCCGGGCGGAATTCTGGGGGAATCCAATACTGTTCGATCCAAAGTTGACTGCAGCGGTACAAACAAGTAAACCTGAAAGTTGGACTGCTCTTGCTGTCACATGACTAGGTGTGACACAAGTCAAGATCCATGCGGTTTCAAGTTGTCTGTCCAAAGGGTCCGTCTCTGTGCTTTTTAACCCACCAGAGTCCGGGAAGAGggcttctgggaaagggggaggagaggtgaacTGAGCGGCAGAGAGAGTGAGGATTTACCTGAGGGTTCCCCAGAACAGACCCGGTCACCGGGAAGGTTCCACTGAGTGAGCGTCAGTCCCTCCCCTGCCAGATCCACTAGGTCCTGGAGAGCCTGATGATCCTGGCTGCAGGAAGACAACTGGCTTTTGGCAATAGGCTCTTCACACGTTTGGGATCCGAAGCCCTCCGAAGCGGCAGGAAGCTTGAGCTTGTCAGTCGCCACTGATGGCAAAGCGGGCTCCTTTTTAAGACTCTAAAAATAAATGCAAAAGGTGACGtttgctccccttctcctcccggctctgcatgtacactgggggtggggaaaagatgattaaccttttccccatgtagGATGTCATActtcagcctagtggaaagaggacgggtccgggagtcagagggcccgggttctagtcccaactccaccactttcctgctgtgtaaccttgggtaagtcacttaatttctctgtgcctcagtttccccatctacaaaacagggattcaatatctcttctcatTCCcccatagactatgagccccttctgggaccagGACGGTGTTCTATCTGCTTATAAgccatgcttagtaaagtgcttggcacctagaaagtacttaaataccaataattattattgtgatgatgatgatgtctctcTACAGTTTAAAGTTAGTCCCCAACATATgtgtctctcactcacacaccccCAGTCACAAGAGTGAACTCATTACACAGTATACCCACACAATCCATTGAGAGGACGATCACCTCCGCTTTTCAGatggtggaaactgaggctcaggcagCTAAAGTGGCTTGGGCGAGGTTATCCAGTCAATGAGAGTACTGGGAGAAGAAGTCCGGCCTCCTCGCCCTCAGTCCAAGGTATCCTACCCAATTCCCCCACCACGAATGCGGGCTTCCAGGAATCCCTCACCTTCAGGGGCTGCCAAGGAAGAATGGGAGGAACTAATCCTGCAGCATAAAAAgcctccaaggcccaggctccgcTCAAAGCGCTGCCTTCCCAGAGATGCTTTCTttggggctggggcagataccaatcTGCTCTACCCATCTCTTCGTCCAAAATTCTGCTCTCGCGAAGTGGAGGAGTACTGGATAGCTCCACTTCCTCTGTGAACAACCCAGCGACACGATCCTCTATCTGTCTTAGGGTTGTTGCTGAGTCCTGAACTAACAGTGGAGGTGGAGGCCCCGGTTGTTTCTTACGACTTTTCTTTTCTAAAAGACAAATAAAAGAGTAGTGTGGATCAATAATGGGATTGGCCTTTGCTTCTGAAACTCGTCCAGCTGCATGTTCATCGAAAGAGAAAGGGACCTTGGTTTCGCTGACCCTCTCCTGGtactctcctatctttctggctgctccttcttggtctctctctccaggctcctcctctgtctccctaacAAGACCCCCCAATAAGTGTGGGGGTGCCCCAAGGcacagctctgggtccccttctattctccatttagcCCACAAATGTTCTCACCACTTCGCCGAcaactcccaaatctctctctctcaagccctgacctcactccttctctgcagttcacatttcctcctgacttctgaGCACCTCTAATACTGTACAGAacatggctaaaactgaatttaTCTGTACCAAACCCGCTCCTCCCCTTAAATTCCACTTCACTGTAgacgccatcctccctgtctcacaagcttgcaaATTTgacattatcctggactcatctctctttttTGACCCACATACTTAGTCACCAAATCTTATCAGTCTTAACCTCACAAACTCTCCATAATCTCTCCTTTTCTAGTCAAACAATgaccatgctggtccaggcacttatctCCTGACTTGATTTGTGCATCAGCATTCTTGgttttttaagggtttttttgggtacttgttaaggtgggtcattctgggatagatgcgtccgtggagtcgctaggGGTCGGACACGGCTCGACAGCATTAGACCATTCTGTacacgtcttcccactcctcaaaaatctccaacagCATCTCTGCATCAGGCACGACCTCCTTTCCagctgctttaaggcactccgtcggctctctcctctctcactacaaaCCAAactgcgcacttcgctcctcttataCCCATCCACTATTCGTCTCTCACTCTGTCGACCTCATGCTCATATCCTCccaccttcctggaactccctcccgcttcacatccAGCAAATGGCTCCTCTccgtctccaaagccctactaaaatcatacctcctcctggaggcctcctCTGATGAatcgctcatctccccaccccactcccttccctactGCACCACTTGGGTACTTGAGTTCTTCTCCTCTAagtatactctccccacctcttatgATCATGGCACTTGCGTACGTATCCTTATAGTCTGTAGCTTCCTCTACCTAAatatagcgtggcttagtggaaagagcaggggtttgggagtcagaggttctaatcccagctccgccacttgtctgctgtgagactttgggcaagtcacttaacttctctgtgcctctattacctcatcagtaaaatggggattaagactgtgagccccaagtgggacaacctgataaccttatatctatcccagtgcttagaacagtgcttggcacatagtaagtgcttaacaaataccattatagagaagcagcgtggctcagtggaaagagcacgggcttgggagtcagaggttatgggttcaaatcccggctctgccacttgtcagctgtgtgaccgtgggcaagtcacttcacttctctgtgcctcagttacctcatctgtaaaatggggattaagactgtgagcctcatgtgggacaacctgattaccctgtatctaccccagggcttagaacagtgctctgcacatagtaagcgcttaacaaatatcaacattattatcatcattatttaatatCTGTGTTTCCTACTACACTGTAAGGTActtgagggcagcaatcatatctgctttacttttctgtactctcccaagagcttgttaAAATGCTCTGTataaactaagcactcaataaatacccttcacCGGCTGACTGAAAGGAATCAGGATCTGGCCTAAGAGCCACCAAATTCTCTTTGGGCACCAATTCATCAATACGTACCTGCCCCTGGCTTTATCTTGTCCGGAAGACCGCTTTCCATTTTAACATTCAGTACAGTCTTGGTTTCCTCCAGCAGTGACCGTGACATTACCATGGCTAccaacaggtcctctgacatgaCTTCAGTCTTGGATGTCTTTCGCCTCTTGTGGGGCTCTCTCTCCTTGGTGGACCCTTTCCGCTTTCCTCTGCCATCTGGATTTCTGAAGTTTAAAATTCAACCAAAGCGATGAATTGGCATTTTGTATCAACCTGCGTGTTCTCTGTCGTTAAGAGAGACTGAAAAAGGTTCTACGCGGCTGACCAGCTGCTCTCTTCTCACGTTTCTTCAGTGAAATAATGGAGAGGAATGTCAGGGGTGCACAGAATTACCCGACTGGTATTTTCCACACTCCTGTCTTACGTTGGCTGCTTCCAGAggaattttcatttattcataataataataatgacaataataatggtaataacaacaacagtatttgccaagtgctacactaaacatggggctcgcagctaaagtaggagggaaaataggtactgaatccatattttacaaatgaggaaaccgaggcacaaagttaaatgacttgcccagggtcacacagtaggaaagtggcggaactgggattagaatccaggccctccgaagaccagtcctgtgctctttccgctaggctgtggggttttttgaggagtagtaACAGCCCTGGTTTTTTTAATTGAGGGCTTATCCAGTAGAGTAGCCAGTTTAGGCATTTGAGAAGAGTCGAATAAAAAAGTGGCTTATTTCTTAATCACAAGgtgctcccttctcttccctaaaTGTCACTTTAAGCAACCTTATGGCTTGAAAGAgcaggagctctgactccccatcAGGCTCTCAGTAACTGGAGCTTCCCAACTCCAACTTATTAGAGCTGTGCTGACATGCTTTTGGGCAATGGGgttccccccccgcccacctcacAGGTAATAGAGAGGAGGATTTTCTGGAAGAAGGTACTTGGAGGACTTACTGCTGAAAGCAGGCTGCAAAAGTCTCTATGTTGTATAGTGATTTGCTTTTCAACACATTCgcacatttcttcttctccccacacCTGAGGATAAACCTCAAACCACAACATCTTCTTTGTGCGCAACGTGACAAAGGCACAAAGGGCCCTCTAGCAGGAGGGGACAACTATTTTTGGCTAGAAGGCCAAATTACGAGGTTTTGACGACTCACCAGGGCCACATAACCCAAACTTTCCCAGCTCGTTGACCCCAaaattttcctcccttcctttccccacaacTCTCACACTACTGCCTACAGCATGGTCCGATGGACAggccattggcctgggagtcagaaggacctgggttctaatttcggctctgccacttgactgctgtgtgaccttggacatgtcaatacacttctctgcacctcggttccctcatctgtaaaatggaatttaagactgtgagcccccgtgtgggattgggactatgtccaacctgattttcttgtatctaccccagcacttagaacagtgcttgacacataataagcgcttaataaatgccatcattattattaaactcactTTATTCAACTGTGAAATGTGCTTAGAACCACAGAATCTCCCAACTGGGAGACACAAGATTAGGgatgtgggggggaaggggaggggtgtccTTTTCAGGAAAGACGCTTGCATCTTTACTCATTAGTACAGGGAGctagggggtaggggaggggtgaCCTTTTCAGGAAAGAAGCTTTCACCTTTACC belongs to Ornithorhynchus anatinus isolate Pmale09 chromosome 2, mOrnAna1.pri.v4, whole genome shotgun sequence and includes:
- the SLX4 gene encoding structure-specific endonuclease subunit SLX4 isoform X1, which codes for MEESDDDFKELWSNLPRVRKKEAKEGEGGTRTQKEKSGVQPKSRLRRTKVAVKNGSGKDSRGKPVAFQQNPSKGDQALGNGEPKEATSHASESTPVPDGKGDAPSTAQRELGAQGSKQDNLTVATVNGHAQEAATCSAVVVPPQPATIRPRAAELVLQRMQRFKRADPERLKHTPGDHSAAEAVFEAHLPDVGQEDPLENEKGPGLSTMESDAALALALQQEFGRERSSENADSLEQKGLFFCQICQKDLSAMNATRREQHVNRCLDDAEKSPEATSSSPQVPDCPICGKLFGSFKSRTNHMKRCAVKMEVPPQVLLQAVRLQALESESCPAALRNPDGRGKRKGSTKEREPHKRRKTSKTEVMSEDLLVAMVMSRSLLEETKTVLNVKMESGLPDKIKPGAEKKSRKKQPGPPPPLLVQDSATTLRQIEDRVAGLFTEEVELSSTPPLRESRILDEEMGRADWYLPQPQRKHLWEGSALSGAWALEAFYAAGLVPPILPWQPLKSLKKEPALPSVATDKLKLPAASEGFGSQTCEEPIAKSQLSSCSQDHQALQDLVDLAGEGLTLTQWNLPGDRVCSGEPSGKDVMSDDIPLTGFVASPREEQHQESSSDLLVLSSLASDFGAMINNPHLSDVQFQVDCGEVLYAHMFVLYARCPCLVQIIHSEGFLVEEDGDLRSRRVLLNEVTSEAVLAFLRYLYAADTSIPPHLFSDLASLAVRFGLGELVDICERGPKSMGAESEGDVFCSENEDETCETRADHFQELLRSMWVDEEEEGGISSKPEDREEEEAEMMNEDEMEEIYEFAATQRKILRGQSGPEEVIRSETEEDEESEQPGEEKIQFSECLRASNQVKEVNLDHVESPKVIKENQNHTVGDSLSVEQFTSLSSQGKPCNVEDCIRPRGMNTPVKATEEEDDSSSTEIAREGKVGGPGELPSPHLTPDANLEKSYVHLFSVTQGEYNEPSQTNSDLEKSKESVAPQKSEACNSPNSHQSSSPEPEFLLSKSNSVKSSPAKSPLPPLPQITSSPSLPRLKRLFSSIASQIQLSPGPAARRKKSNSFLAQSDDLVQQKESDRTHTGRQITRSLTSPVKSLSIDLTKPKSVSRQSPLVTRSQNSTTRVNQEDDVILLLDSDEEIEQEETHVQALSAGFPEEKKTPQSLMGSLKMKDDPESSEPLSTFDTDKSRRLSSCSLRGASGVLRDGVSEILTVSQSNGQKDGWTDGKLNLMSPELERTHEASSSTDTSWLVPATPVANRSRECSIQTHITSIRSRSRTSILVDRDHPQRTETSVGNSSGKEVTEDLTVRSPQTASRLLSITSEIGPLSSDSGSKGQPCASSSNHYSEDQRSTSVATSPFSSERAGLVGQPLSDPPSPQAELSHAEDTLPVVHGEVVEVKDSEEEEEAASSLPNASLFLDNDPPVPVDDDCWAVECFSPAPLDSSDPKRLGPLKTSSPNGRIRGASVDRQSSSPRAPKGAHSTPLCGNPADRKNPMPRGEERALPSGSPEDSRVSLLNSAIWEDWDGEDEDLTVVLPLSQRLLGAEPPRETEVLKTPKVTDPKKNLPPKVPITPMPRYSIMETPKLKKELDRFGVRPLPKRQMVLKLKEIFQYTHQILESDSEEEVPSSQVPPQKVPAEPRCPSQASPDTLGAEDPDAASSSSSLSSLENGYLQATESSSRTSQQRIRNTTKIRGSRVAKKQPNPAILSAPKSPAKALLPDPGEDSLPSASQSSCSSSGAENDFSSGSQSSSASEFGAGYVSEGEDDVAEEDITASQAALLEADKEEAVRRYIRSNPALYRKILLYQPLELGELQAELKQNGIKLAMGKLLDFLDTQCITFTTARARKEKLEKQQRRNPGAKKRGKRY